From Mauremys mutica isolate MM-2020 ecotype Southern chromosome 15, ASM2049712v1, whole genome shotgun sequence, one genomic window encodes:
- the LOC123350400 gene encoding zinc finger protein 271-like has product CHECGKSFNWRSALITHQTIHTGETPYACSECGKSFNQSSNLIRHRRIHTGETPYRCSACGKSFNQSSSLITHQRIHTGEKPYTCSACGNSFSQSSDLIRHQRIHTGETPYTCSECGKNFSRSSDLIKHWRIHTGETPYTCTKCGKNFNQRSNLITHQRIHTGEKPYTCSECGNSFSQSSDLITHQTIHTGETPYTCSECGKNFSRSSHLVRHQKIHTGETPYTCSECRKSFSCSSDLIRHQRIHTGEKPYTCAKCGKNFNRRSNLITHQRIHTGEKPYTCSACGKSFNDSSGLIRHQKVHSRENCNKSLD; this is encoded by the coding sequence tgccacgagtgcgggaaaagcttcaattggagatctgcccttatcacacatcagacaatccacacaggggagacgccctacgcatgctctgagtgtgggaaaagcttcaatcagagctcaaaccttatcagacatcggagaatccacacaggagagacgccctacagaTGCTCTgcgtgtgggaaaagcttcaatcagagctcaagccttatcacacaccagagaatccacacaggagagaagccctacacatgctctgcgtGCGGGaacagcttcagtcagagctcagaccttatcagacatcagagaatccacaccggtgaGACAccttacacgtgctctgagtgtgggaaaaacttcagtcggagctcagaccttatcaaaCATTGgcgaatccacacgggggagacaccctacacatgcaCCAAATGCGGTAAAaacttcaatcagcgctcaaaccttatcacacaccagagaatccacacaggagagaagccctacacatgctctgagtgcgggaacagcttcagtcagagctcagaccttatcacacatcagacaatccacacaggtgagacaccgtacacgtgctctgagtgtgggaaaaacttcagtcggagctcacaccttgtcagacatcagaaaatccacacaggagagacaccgtacacatgctctgagtgcaggaaaagcttcagttgcagctcagaccttatcagacatcagagaatccacacgggagagaagccctacacatgcgccaAGTGTGGTAAAaacttcaatcggcgctcaaaccttatcacgcatcagagaatccacacaggtgagaagccctacacatgctctgcgtgtgggaaaagcttcaatgataGCTCaggccttattagacatcagaaagtCCACAGCAGAGAGaattgtaataaatcccttgactag